One part of the Desulfonema ishimotonii genome encodes these proteins:
- a CDS encoding TRAP transporter large permease, whose product MTPEILVLLMFGCLFAGIFLGYPTAFVLGGVAMIFGFVNMGPDIFGLFITRLFGLMKNYTLLAVPLFLFMGVFMEKSGVARRLFHAMHLLWGGMRGGLGISTIAISALFAAATGVVGASEVTIGLMALPAMLSRDYDKSLACGSVCAGGTLGILIPPSIMIVIYGPIARISVGKLFLGALVPGILLSLLYMLYIAVRCYFRPQDGPPMPREERDVPLRKKLLLLVTSVFPPGLLIFAVLGSIFFGVAAVTEAAAVGVIASMLLAACYGRLDFPTVRDACTQTLTITSMILMIAIGASFFSSVFVALGGDEVISSLFLNLPFGKWGILLTIMGLLVIVGMFIDWMGIVFIIVPLITPIGAELGFDPVWFAVMVMVNLQISFLTPPFAYSIFYLKGITPPEVQTTDIYRGVLPFVGMQVLALALCVIFPILITWLPGHLIK is encoded by the coding sequence ATGACACCTGAAATTCTCGTCCTCCTGATGTTCGGTTGCCTCTTTGCCGGCATATTTCTGGGCTATCCCACCGCCTTTGTTCTGGGCGGGGTTGCCATGATCTTCGGATTTGTCAACATGGGGCCGGATATCTTCGGCCTGTTTATCACCCGGCTCTTCGGTCTGATGAAAAACTACACCCTGCTGGCCGTGCCCCTGTTCCTGTTCATGGGCGTCTTTATGGAGAAGTCGGGCGTGGCCCGGCGGCTGTTTCACGCCATGCACCTGCTGTGGGGCGGAATGCGCGGTGGGCTGGGCATCAGCACCATCGCCATATCGGCCCTGTTTGCGGCCGCCACCGGCGTGGTGGGCGCGTCCGAGGTCACCATCGGCCTCATGGCCCTTCCGGCCATGCTCAGCCGGGATTACGACAAATCCCTGGCCTGCGGCAGCGTGTGCGCCGGCGGCACCCTGGGCATCCTGATTCCGCCCAGCATCATGATCGTCATTTACGGGCCCATTGCCCGGATCTCCGTGGGCAAACTCTTCCTGGGCGCGCTGGTGCCGGGCATCCTGCTCAGCCTGCTCTATATGCTCTACATTGCGGTCCGGTGTTATTTCCGGCCCCAGGACGGGCCGCCCATGCCCAGGGAAGAGCGGGACGTGCCCCTCCGGAAAAAGCTCCTCCTCCTGGTGACATCCGTATTTCCCCCGGGCCTGCTGATTTTCGCGGTTCTGGGCAGTATTTTTTTCGGCGTCGCGGCCGTGACAGAGGCTGCGGCAGTGGGCGTCATCGCCAGTATGCTTCTGGCGGCCTGTTACGGACGCCTCGACTTTCCCACAGTCAGAGATGCCTGCACCCAGACCCTCACCATTACCAGCATGATCCTGATGATCGCCATCGGGGCCTCGTTTTTCTCATCGGTCTTCGTGGCCCTGGGCGGCGATGAGGTCATCAGCAGCCTGTTTCTCAATCTGCCCTTCGGAAAATGGGGCATTCTGCTGACGATCATGGGCCTGCTGGTCATTGTGGGCATGTTCATCGACTGGATGGGCATCGTCTTCATTATCGTGCCACTGATTACCCCCATCGGCGCGGAGCTGGGCTTTGATCCGGTCTGGTTTGCGGTCATGGTCATGGTCAATTTGCAGATCTCATTTCTCACGCCGCCCTTTGCCTATTCCATTTTCTATCTGAAAGGCATCACCCCGCCGGAGGTGCAGACCACGGATATCTACCGGGGCGTTCTCCCCTTTGTGGGAATGCAGGTGCTGGCGCTGGCGCTGTGCGTGATTTTTCCGATCCTGATCACCTGGCTGCCGGGCCATCTGATCAAATAG
- a CDS encoding TRAP transporter small permease subunit yields the protein MFCKIIDTVSEYTGRAISWLVIVLTAVLGYEIVARYVFGSPTMWAFDLSYMIGGTFFLMGEAYTLKQRQHVRIDIFYGRFSRRTRAGIDVFFYLLLFFPLWCGILYALFPYVRFSWEVGERSMQGYWQPVIYPFKTIMPIGVGLFLLQGIAEFSRSLMILVRGGEAA from the coding sequence ATGTTTTGTAAAATAATTGATACGGTCAGTGAGTACACGGGCCGGGCCATTTCCTGGCTGGTCATCGTCCTGACCGCCGTGCTGGGCTATGAGATCGTGGCCCGGTATGTGTTTGGCTCCCCCACCATGTGGGCCTTTGACCTCAGTTACATGATCGGCGGCACCTTTTTTCTCATGGGGGAGGCCTACACCCTGAAGCAGCGGCAGCACGTCCGCATCGACATCTTTTACGGCCGGTTCTCCCGCCGGACCCGTGCGGGCATTGATGTGTTCTTCTACCTGCTCCTCTTTTTCCCGCTCTGGTGCGGCATTTTATACGCCCTCTTCCCCTATGTCCGTTTTTCATGGGAGGTGGGAGAGCGCTCCATGCAGGGATACTGGCAGCCGGTCATCTACCCGTTTAAGACCATCATGCCCATTGGCGTCGGGCTGTTTCTGCTCCAGGGGATTGCGGAATTCTCCCGCAGCCTGATGATCCTGGTCAGAGGAGGGGAAGCCGCATGA
- the dctP gene encoding TRAP transporter substrate-binding protein DctP, whose translation MKKCRGITLLLALILVVSLGSVASGETAIKWKMASSWPKGTIVQWAAEDFAKSVNAMSGGRLIIKSYAAGVLMGALEITDGVRMGTIDVAHCSPAYQMGKLPASPLFGYTPFGMDAVPYLTWIYQGEGLKLYQELYESYKIGYAAPCGILPTENLAWSNKPIQTMEDFKGLKFRTSGYWGEILSEAGASVMMLPAGEIYEALQRNVLDAGEFSIPSMDKDLSFHETAKYLLVPGIHQPSTFLDITVSKRSWDKLPDDLKEIVKVAAQATTLKMLTYCINQDIDALRFFKEKGVEIQYLSPEIQKELAKKADALMDKKAAKDPFFDKVLKSQRAFRAGYKNYKKLMTPDYE comes from the coding sequence ATGAAAAAATGCAGGGGGATAACATTATTACTGGCCCTTATCCTGGTCGTCAGCCTGGGCTCTGTTGCGTCCGGCGAGACGGCCATCAAATGGAAAATGGCCTCCTCATGGCCCAAAGGCACCATTGTTCAGTGGGCTGCGGAGGACTTTGCAAAGAGCGTCAACGCCATGAGCGGTGGCAGGCTGATCATCAAGAGCTATGCGGCCGGCGTACTCATGGGCGCTCTGGAGATCACGGACGGCGTGCGCATGGGAACCATTGATGTGGCCCACTGCTCACCGGCCTACCAGATGGGCAAATTGCCTGCGTCCCCCCTCTTCGGCTACACGCCCTTTGGCATGGACGCCGTGCCCTACCTCACATGGATCTACCAGGGCGAGGGGCTGAAGCTCTACCAGGAGCTGTATGAAAGCTATAAAATCGGTTACGCCGCGCCCTGCGGCATCCTGCCCACCGAAAACCTGGCCTGGTCCAACAAGCCTATTCAGACAATGGAAGATTTCAAGGGGCTGAAGTTCAGAACCTCCGGCTACTGGGGCGAGATCCTCTCCGAGGCCGGTGCATCGGTGATGATGCTGCCCGCCGGTGAGATCTATGAGGCCCTCCAGCGCAACGTTCTGGATGCGGGCGAATTCAGCATCCCCTCCATGGACAAGGATCTCTCTTTCCACGAGACCGCAAAATACCTGCTGGTTCCCGGCATTCATCAGCCCAGCACCTTCCTCGACATCACCGTCAGCAAGCGCTCCTGGGACAAACTGCCGGACGATCTGAAGGAAATTGTCAAAGTGGCGGCCCAGGCCACCACCCTGAAAATGCTGACCTACTGCATCAACCAGGACATTGATGCGCTCAGGTTTTTTAAGGAAAAGGGCGTGGAGATCCAGTACCTCAGCCCCGAAATCCAGAAGGAATTGGCGAAAAAAGCCGATGCGCTCATGGACAAAAAAGCCGCGAAAGATCCGTTTTTCGACAAGGTGCTGAAATCCCAGAGGGCGTTCAGAGCAGGCTATAAGAACTACAAGAAGCTGATGACGCCGGACTATGAATAG
- a CDS encoding FadR/GntR family transcriptional regulator, which produces MSDIYQKIRAMKVSEEIAEQIRTLIKEGKLRPGQKLPPERAFAQTLGVGRSSLREAMNTLATQGFIEIRKRQGIFVSNISDTLITDPLRQILKEDNSELPHLYELRKDIEMASAWLAAERRTPEDLIQIRQLLENMEQGVKNGAISLRDDLDFHLAIAHATRNFLRVHVLKNIFGLSGEFLGVVLGKLSRKPGNLPVICSHHRAIFEAIEARDKDQAREQMRTHLTWVEEKWRVVWEYEITPG; this is translated from the coding sequence ATGAGTGATATCTATCAGAAAATCAGAGCCATGAAGGTTTCCGAGGAAATCGCCGAACAGATCAGGACGCTGATCAAGGAGGGAAAACTCCGGCCCGGCCAGAAACTGCCGCCGGAAAGGGCGTTCGCGCAGACACTCGGCGTGGGCCGGTCCTCTCTCCGGGAGGCCATGAACACACTGGCCACCCAGGGGTTTATCGAGATCCGCAAGCGGCAGGGGATATTTGTGAGCAACATCAGCGATACCCTGATCACCGACCCGCTCCGGCAGATTCTGAAAGAGGATAACAGCGAGCTGCCGCACCTGTACGAGCTGCGCAAGGATATCGAAATGGCGTCCGCCTGGCTGGCGGCCGAGCGGCGGACCCCGGAGGATCTCATACAGATCCGGCAGTTGCTGGAAAACATGGAGCAGGGGGTAAAAAACGGGGCCATCTCCCTCCGGGACGATCTCGATTTTCACCTGGCCATTGCCCACGCGACCCGCAACTTTCTGCGGGTCCATGTCCTCAAAAATATCTTCGGGCTTTCCGGGGAATTTCTCGGCGTGGTCCTCGGCAAACTGAGCCGGAAGCCGGGAAATCTGCCGGTGATCTGTTCGCACCATCGGGCGATTTTTGAGGCCATAGAGGCCCGAGATAAAGATCAGGCCAGAGAGCAGATGAGAACCCATCTGACCTGGGTAGAGGAGAAATGGCGGGTCGTCTGGGAATATGAGATCACACCAGGGTGA
- a CDS encoding DUF2156 domain-containing protein has product MALSFEPITPERQGEYLERLQQSAWEASDYSFVNVWGWCREYDLSWAWDGDLVWFRQTRPETLFWGPVGPWERADWAGCFDRHFSSGDSFIRIPDRLLRIWEAVPGDRIRAEPADGHWDYLYSVPELIALKGNRFHKKKNLLNQFKKKYEYRYVPLTPEMTREALAMQEYWCTWRDCESAETLASENRVIARVLAAWEDLENLSGGAIFAEGKMVAFTVAEQMSAERVVIHFEKGLTEYKGVYQAINQMFLAANSQFRQVNREQDLGDEGLRKAKMSYNPVGFVRKYRVTLV; this is encoded by the coding sequence ATGGCACTCAGCTTTGAGCCGATTACGCCGGAGAGGCAGGGGGAATATCTGGAACGCCTGCAACAGTCCGCATGGGAGGCATCAGATTACAGTTTTGTAAATGTGTGGGGGTGGTGCCGGGAGTATGACCTGTCCTGGGCGTGGGACGGCGATCTGGTGTGGTTCCGGCAGACCCGGCCCGAAACGCTGTTCTGGGGGCCTGTGGGGCCTTGGGAACGTGCGGACTGGGCAGGTTGTTTTGATCGCCATTTTTCTTCGGGCGACTCCTTTATCCGCATCCCGGACCGGCTGCTCCGCATCTGGGAGGCCGTGCCGGGGGACCGGATTCGTGCTGAACCGGCAGACGGGCACTGGGACTACCTTTATTCGGTCCCGGAGCTGATCGCCCTGAAGGGAAACCGCTTTCACAAAAAAAAGAACCTGCTGAACCAGTTTAAAAAGAAGTATGAATACCGCTATGTGCCCCTGACGCCCGAAATGACCCGCGAGGCCCTGGCCATGCAGGAATACTGGTGTACCTGGCGGGACTGTGAGTCTGCCGAAACCCTGGCGTCGGAAAACCGCGTGATCGCACGGGTGCTGGCGGCGTGGGAGGATCTGGAGAACCTGTCGGGCGGGGCGATCTTTGCCGAGGGTAAGATGGTGGCCTTTACGGTTGCGGAACAGATGTCAGCGGAGCGGGTGGTGATCCATTTTGAGAAAGGGCTGACCGAATACAAAGGCGTGTATCAGGCCATCAACCAGATGTTCCTGGCGGCCAACAGTCAGTTCAGACAGGTGAACCGGGAGCAGGATCTGGGGGATGAGGGCCTGCGAAAGGCCAAAATGTCCTATAATCCGGTCGGATTTGTGCGGAAATATCGCGTCACCCTGGTGTGA
- a CDS encoding PEP-CTERM sorting domain-containing protein (PEP-CTERM proteins occur, often in large numbers, in the proteomes of bacteria that also encode an exosortase, a predicted intramembrane cysteine proteinase. The presence of a PEP-CTERM domain at a protein's C-terminus predicts cleavage within the sorting domain, followed by covalent anchoring to some some component of the (usually Gram-negative) cell surface. Many PEP-CTERM proteins exhibit an unusual sequence composition that includes large numbers of potential glycosylation sites. Expression of one such protein has been shown restore the ability of a bacterium to form floc, a type of biofilm.), protein MKVRNTEIIQKNTAKLSVWHSLIFLRKRHCIYTDDALEGFQPVTKGCVTWDSTPLTVNQTGTPVPEPSAILLFCTGILAMVGIGRKGRRDLQR, encoded by the coding sequence CTGAAAGTTCGGAACACTGAAATAATTCAGAAAAATACTGCCAAACTTTCAGTTTGGCACTCCTTAATTTTCTTAAGGAAACGGCATTGCATTTACACTGACGATGCACTGGAAGGATTCCAACCTGTAACCAAGGGGTGCGTTACCTGGGATTCCACCCCGCTGACAGTTAATCAGACTGGGACGCCTGTCCCGGAACCGTCTGCCATTCTCCTTTTTTGCACAGGCATCCTTGCCATGGTGGGCATCGGCAGAAAAGGCAGAAGGGATTTGCAAAGGTAA
- a CDS encoding PKD domain-containing protein — protein MSNRNPLSEARSSRPPGFILARVIFYVTRPGTPEMKIGETLISTILVGAPDFGSCYVYTTWKNHLEGVYIVEAEIDPGYPEDNHFNNAATRAIIVGQLQGYRGVVAGQVSDPRRGVANVPIALSDSDGSPVSQTLTDDTGYYLVEDVPPDEYRIHITTPDGYMADAETRTAVVSDQTPTEVDFYLRSLAPPMADAGGPYAGRTGSQVTLDASGSDDPDGQIVSYDWDCNGDGIYEVTTSSPTVTHSWDSEFSGVIQLKVTDNDGLVSTDEASVEITDCAPREFCCDLDRDSDCDANDYDLFINAYGKSPNDQGYMDKADYDEDHIISLTDFRQWYQCYWDYQGTTKPNTDCR, from the coding sequence GTGTCAAACCGGAACCCGCTCAGTGAGGCCCGTTCAAGCCGGCCTCCCGGATTTATACTGGCGAGAGTAATTTTTTATGTCACCCGGCCCGGCACGCCGGAGATGAAAATCGGCGAAACGCTGATCAGTACCATTTTGGTCGGGGCGCCTGATTTCGGATCATGTTATGTCTATACGACCTGGAAGAATCACCTGGAGGGCGTTTATATCGTCGAGGCGGAAATTGATCCGGGCTACCCGGAGGATAATCATTTCAACAATGCCGCCACCAGAGCCATCATCGTGGGCCAGCTCCAGGGGTATCGCGGCGTCGTCGCCGGACAGGTATCCGACCCCCGCAGAGGGGTTGCCAATGTGCCGATAGCGCTGTCCGATTCAGACGGCTCACCCGTATCTCAGACGCTGACCGATGATACGGGCTATTATCTCGTTGAAGACGTTCCGCCGGATGAATACCGGATTCACATCACCACACCCGATGGCTATATGGCTGATGCCGAAACCAGAACTGCCGTTGTCTCGGATCAGACGCCGACGGAGGTGGATTTTTATCTGAGAAGCCTGGCTCCGCCGATGGCCGATGCCGGCGGACCATATGCCGGAAGAACAGGCTCTCAGGTGACGCTGGATGCCAGCGGTTCGGACGATCCCGATGGTCAGATCGTTTCATATGACTGGGATTGTAATGGTGACGGTATCTATGAGGTGACGACTTCATCTCCGACAGTAACGCATTCATGGGATTCGGAATTCAGCGGCGTGATACAACTGAAAGTGACCGACAATGACGGGTTGGTTTCAACTGATGAGGCTTCCGTGGAAATAACAGATTGCGCCCCTCGTGAATTCTGTTGTGATCTCGACAGAGACAGTGACTGCGATGCGAATGATTACGATCTGTTTATCAATGCTTATGGCAAAAGTCCGAACGATCAGGGATATATGGATAAGGCGGATTATGATGAAGATCATATCATAAGCCTGACGGACTTCCGGCAATGGTATCAGTGCTACTGGGATTATCAGGGTACAACCAAACCGAATACGGATTGCAGGTAA
- a CDS encoding ferritin-like domain-containing protein, which yields MSENNALNILKNAILLEERGRAFYLKVAEQAPDTEVREFFEMMAEEESGHIKMLAEQFRFYRENKRFKPADYEERGAEDVASAVLSAALMEKIAAAGFESAAISAAISMEERAVKLYAGQAEASQDPEEKKLYHWLAQWERGHLSLLMDMDRQLTEKIWNDNQFWPF from the coding sequence ATGTCTGAAAATAACGCGTTGAACATATTGAAAAACGCAATTTTGCTGGAAGAAAGAGGACGGGCATTTTACCTTAAGGTTGCCGAGCAGGCCCCGGATACCGAGGTCCGGGAATTCTTTGAGATGATGGCGGAAGAGGAATCCGGCCATATAAAAATGCTGGCCGAACAGTTCAGATTCTACAGGGAGAACAAACGCTTCAAACCTGCGGATTATGAGGAACGGGGGGCTGAGGATGTGGCTTCGGCAGTCCTCAGTGCGGCCCTGATGGAGAAAATTGCCGCAGCCGGTTTTGAATCCGCCGCCATCTCCGCCGCCATTTCAATGGAAGAGCGGGCCGTAAAACTGTATGCCGGTCAGGCCGAGGCGAGCCAGGATCCCGAAGAGAAAAAATTATACCACTGGCTCGCTCAGTGGGAACGGGGCCATCTCAGCCTGCTCATGGATATGGACCGTCAGCTTACGGAAAAAATCTGGAATGACAACCAGTTCTGGCCGTTCTAA
- the pbpC gene encoding penicillin-binding protein 1C, giving the protein MSSQHNPRPVKFRFSSPGILCPIAFIISLCLYAITIFLSLDAGLPLSLPEARKSFAVTVVADDGSPLRSFPDAGGVWRYPVTPDQVSPLYIDALLNYEDHHFWRHPGINPLSMIRAFIQFLQAGRPLSGGSTITMQVARILHPHPRNIPGKLMQMFRALQLEHHFSKTEILTFYLNYAPFGGPVEGVQAASFAYLGKPAKELSHAEAALLAVLPQAPTRFRPDRHPRRATRARNKVLDRMAKFDIWDRKTVADAKIETVMPRFDPRPMMAPLLARRLKNRARPDGPVRTFIDPFLQITVADLIRGFTASTPDHTSAAALVVENSTLAVRAYVGSADFLDNSRFGHVDMVQALRSPGSTLKPFLYGIAMEEGLIHSESLMVDAPFSFSGYRPDNFTRHFTGPVGAAEALQRSLNLPAVDLLDRVGPKYFDTRLRQGGLKLRYPTHQGPNLTMILGGVGASLEELVSAYTALARNGLAGKLRLTKDQPIRERYMLSPGAACIIRQILQENRRPDLPAGRLSLDRSRQVAWKTGTSYGFRDAWTIGVTDRYTVGIWVGRPDGAPSPGQYGRATAAPLLFHIVDSLPRQYGPSPPVPDSVDRAEICWPLGTRPTGNDDPLCHKRRRAWTLNHVIPPTLPDRADRHWQPNPLTVWVNPETGLRVEPDCPVPDPHKKIIARWPRAAEPWLSPRLRRKSRIPRLDPVCGRPVSDSADTIRIMGVAPDTVFRPPGASTRLPTLTLEAQGGRGELYWLLNGDLIARSPVGSTRLYPFTRTGHYHLTVMDLAGNYDSVEFVVIGGGRPGERMTLPIPVNLRPPKFGLRA; this is encoded by the coding sequence ATGTCATCACAACACAATCCGCGCCCGGTGAAATTCCGCTTCAGCAGCCCCGGAATTCTCTGTCCCATCGCTTTCATTATCTCTTTGTGCCTCTACGCCATCACCATCTTTTTATCCCTGGACGCAGGCCTCCCCCTTTCCCTGCCCGAAGCCCGGAAAAGCTTTGCGGTCACAGTGGTGGCGGATGACGGCTCGCCCCTGCGGAGTTTCCCGGATGCCGGCGGTGTGTGGCGCTATCCCGTCACCCCGGATCAGGTTTCCCCGCTCTACATCGACGCCCTGCTCAACTACGAAGACCATCATTTCTGGCGACATCCGGGCATCAACCCCCTCTCCATGATCCGGGCCTTTATCCAGTTTCTGCAGGCAGGCAGGCCCCTGTCCGGCGGCTCCACCATCACCATGCAGGTGGCCCGCATTCTTCACCCGCACCCCCGGAACATCCCTGGCAAACTCATGCAGATGTTCCGTGCCCTGCAACTGGAGCATCATTTCAGTAAAACGGAAATTCTCACGTTCTACCTCAATTATGCGCCCTTTGGCGGACCTGTCGAAGGGGTGCAGGCTGCCAGCTTTGCCTATCTCGGCAAGCCTGCCAAAGAGCTGAGCCATGCCGAAGCCGCACTGCTGGCCGTGCTGCCCCAGGCCCCCACGCGCTTCCGCCCGGACCGCCATCCCCGGCGCGCCACCCGTGCCCGGAACAAGGTGCTGGACCGCATGGCCAAATTTGATATATGGGACCGGAAGACCGTGGCGGACGCCAAAATTGAAACGGTTATGCCCCGGTTCGATCCCCGGCCCATGATGGCCCCGCTTCTGGCCCGGCGACTGAAAAACCGGGCCAGGCCTGACGGGCCGGTGCGCACCTTTATTGATCCGTTCCTTCAGATCACCGTGGCCGACCTGATCCGGGGATTTACCGCCAGCACCCCTGACCACACCTCTGCTGCCGCGCTGGTGGTGGAAAACAGCACATTGGCGGTCAGAGCCTATGTGGGGTCCGCCGATTTTCTGGACAACAGCCGGTTCGGCCATGTGGACATGGTGCAGGCCCTCCGTTCGCCCGGCTCCACCCTGAAACCGTTTCTCTACGGAATCGCCATGGAAGAGGGGCTGATCCACTCCGAAAGCCTGATGGTGGACGCCCCGTTCTCCTTCAGCGGCTACCGTCCCGACAATTTCACCCGCCACTTCACCGGCCCGGTGGGCGCGGCAGAGGCCCTGCAACGCTCCCTCAACCTCCCGGCAGTGGACCTGCTGGACCGGGTCGGACCGAAATACTTTGACACCCGGCTCCGGCAGGGCGGGTTGAAGCTCCGGTATCCGACCCATCAGGGGCCGAACCTCACCATGATCCTGGGCGGCGTGGGCGCGTCTCTGGAGGAACTGGTCAGCGCCTACACCGCCCTTGCCCGGAACGGTCTGGCCGGAAAGCTCCGCCTGACCAAAGATCAGCCAATCCGCGAACGCTACATGCTCAGTCCGGGCGCGGCCTGTATCATCCGCCAGATTCTGCAGGAAAACCGGCGGCCCGACCTGCCTGCCGGACGCCTCTCCCTGGACCGGTCCCGGCAGGTGGCGTGGAAAACCGGAACCAGCTACGGGTTCCGGGATGCCTGGACCATCGGCGTCACAGACCGGTATACGGTCGGCATCTGGGTGGGCAGGCCGGACGGTGCGCCGTCTCCGGGTCAGTACGGCAGGGCCACTGCCGCGCCCCTTTTGTTTCACATCGTGGACAGCCTGCCCCGGCAGTACGGGCCGTCACCGCCCGTGCCCGATTCGGTGGACCGGGCAGAGATCTGCTGGCCCCTGGGCACACGGCCGACCGGGAATGACGATCCCCTGTGCCACAAACGCAGGCGGGCCTGGACTCTGAATCATGTTATCCCCCCTACCCTGCCGGACCGTGCCGACCGCCACTGGCAGCCCAATCCCCTGACCGTGTGGGTCAATCCTGAAACCGGACTGCGGGTGGAGCCGGACTGTCCGGTTCCCGATCCCCATAAGAAAATTATTGCCCGGTGGCCCAGGGCTGCGGAACCGTGGCTCTCCCCCCGGCTGAGGCGAAAGTCACGGATTCCCCGGCTGGACCCGGTCTGCGGCAGGCCGGTTTCGGACAGTGCCGACACCATCCGCATCATGGGCGTGGCACCGGACACCGTTTTCCGTCCCCCCGGCGCGAGTACCCGGCTGCCCACCCTTACGCTTGAGGCCCAGGGCGGTCGGGGTGAGCTGTACTGGCTGCTCAACGGCGACCTGATTGCCCGGTCTCCGGTCGGCAGCACCCGGCTATATCCGTTTACCCGGACGGGGCATTACCATCTCACGGTGATGGATCTGGCCGGAAATTACGATTCGGTGGAATTTGTGGTCATCGGCGGGGGGCGGCCAGGTGAGCGCATGACATTACCCATCCCGGTGAATTTACGCCCTCCGAAATTCGGACTTCGGGCCTGA
- a CDS encoding SUMF1/EgtB/PvdO family nonheme iron enzyme — MTKVFISYAREDCEVARKLYKDLKAAGTEPWMDEENLLVGQKWKDGVRRAIRESDYFLALISSIAVEKKGYFQSELNKALKELGEMPPDEIYILPVRVDECIPKHEMLQDLHWADLFPSYESGLRKILMTIGHTRKAPQPTAKTPGPSERVNKEVRQGDTIIINAGGDVNFAKDRAKAQIVKGSKNSVVGDRENAPEMTEVASADSSAESGRQAVTNSLGMKFVFIPPGTLMMGSPEDEPERFNNETLHKVTLTKGFYMQTTTVTQEQWKAVMGNNPSYFKGCGDKCPLENVSWDGAQAFIAKLNQDGSDEYRLPTEAEWEYACRAGTDTRYYTGNAEDDLNRAGWYNANSGSKTHPAGEKEPNAFGLYDMHGNVWEWCQDWYGKYPADAVVDPIGPDDGSFRVRRGGSWFYAAGYCRSAYRYYDSPDYRGNRYGFRLALSPGQQVR, encoded by the coding sequence ATGACAAAGGTATTCATCAGTTATGCCAGAGAGGATTGCGAGGTTGCCAGAAAGCTTTATAAGGACTTGAAAGCTGCCGGGACTGAGCCGTGGATGGATGAGGAGAATCTGCTTGTGGGCCAGAAGTGGAAAGACGGGGTGCGCAGGGCCATCAGGGAGAGTGATTATTTTCTGGCGCTGATCTCATCGATCGCTGTTGAAAAAAAGGGGTATTTTCAGAGTGAGCTGAACAAGGCCCTGAAAGAACTCGGAGAGATGCCGCCGGATGAGATATACATCCTGCCGGTTAGGGTTGATGAATGTATTCCGAAACACGAAATGCTTCAGGATCTTCACTGGGCGGACCTCTTTCCCTCCTACGAATCCGGCCTGAGAAAGATTCTGATGACCATCGGGCATACCCGGAAAGCGCCGCAACCGACTGCCAAAACTCCCGGACCTTCGGAAAGGGTGAATAAAGAGGTTCGGCAGGGGGACACAATCATCATAAATGCGGGGGGTGACGTCAATTTTGCCAAAGACCGGGCCAAAGCGCAGATCGTAAAAGGCAGCAAAAACAGTGTTGTCGGTGACAGGGAAAATGCGCCTGAAATGACGGAAGTGGCATCTGCTGATTCCAGCGCTGAGTCTGGCAGGCAGGCCGTTACAAATTCCCTCGGTATGAAGTTTGTTTTCATACCGCCGGGAACCTTGATGATGGGCAGCCCGGAGGATGAACCGGAGAGATTCAATAATGAGACGCTCCACAAAGTCACGCTGACCAAAGGCTTTTACATGCAGACCACAACCGTGACACAGGAACAGTGGAAAGCGGTGATGGGGAATAATCCGTCATACTTCAAAGGATGCGGGGATAAGTGCCCGCTGGAAAATGTTTCCTGGGATGGTGCGCAGGCATTCATTGCAAAGCTGAATCAGGACGGTTCGGATGAATACAGGCTGCCCACCGAAGCGGAGTGGGAATATGCGTGCAGAGCGGGTACGGACACGCGATATTACACTGGAAATGCTGAAGATGATCTTAACCGTGCCGGTTGGTATAATGCTAATTCAGGCAGCAAAACCCATCCTGCTGGGGAAAAGGAACCAAATGCGTTCGGCCTGTATGATATGCATGGCAATGTATGGGAGTGGTGTCAGGATTGGTATGGCAAATACCCTGCTGATGCTGTTGTTGATCCTATTGGTCCTGATGATGGCTCGTTCCGTGTCCGTCGTGGCGGCAGTTGGTTCTACGCCGCCGGGTACTGCCGGTCGGCGTACCGGTACTACGATTCGCCCGACTACCGGGGCAACCGCTACGGGTTCCGGCTGGCCCTCTCCCCAGGTCAGCAGGTCAGGTAA